GATTCATGGCGGAGCGGACAAGATCTGCTTCGTCATCTCTCCCGGCAAATCGGACATTATGGAATACTATGGCGCAAGCTATGGCAGCGCTTCCATCGCCTATGTGGTCCAGCCGGAAGCACGTGGCCTGTGCGACGCGATCTTCCAGGCGGCTCCGCTCATTCCCGCCGATGAGGGCGTGATCGTCGGCCTGCCGGATACGGTCTGGTTTCCCGAGAAGGCCCTGGCGGAACTGCCGGACGACTGTCTCTCCTTCCTGCTCTTTCCGGTCGATAATCCCGAGGTCTTCGATGCGGTGATCCTGGACGAGACGATGCAGGTTCAGGAAATCCAGGTCAAACAGGCCGATGCCGCTTCACGCTGGATCTGGGGCGCCTTCAAGATGCCGGGTCATGTGCTCGCAACGTTGCGCAAGCTATGGATGTCACGCAATCGCGATGATGAATTTTTCGGCACGCTCGTGAATGCCTACTTGGCTGAAGGCGGCAGGGCCCTCGGGCTGAGAGCGGGCCAATCCTATGTAGACGTCGGAACCTTGCACGGCTATCGCGCCGCCATCGGCCTCCTGAGCGACGCGGCCCAGCATGAAACCTTTACCGGTGCGCGCGTCGCTCTCGGCTGGCCCGCGGGCCGACTGCCGCGCGGGCTTCATGATTTGAACAGGGAGTAATCGTCACGATGAATGCCATCGATCCCATGCGGCTTGACGAAATCCGTCAGAAAGCCGAAGCGCTCGGGCCCTGGTTTCACAATATCGAGCTCAAGGGAGGCGTCTGGACCGCGCCGAACCATTTCCTCGGCAATTATCCTGCCGTGAAGTGGCAGCGGTTTTCGGATGCGATCCCGCAGGACCTCACAGGGAAAAGCGTCCTCGACATCGGCTGCAACGGCGGCTTCTACTCGATGGAGATGAAGAAGCGCGGCGCGGAACGCGTCCTCGGTATCGACTTCGATGAAGCCTATCTCGCGCAGGCGCGCTTTGCCGCGCAGACGATGGATTACGATATCGAGTTCCGGAAACTGTCCGTCTATGACCTGGGTCAGCTCGGCGAACGGTTCGACGTCGTGCTCTTCATGGGCGTGCTCTATCACCTGCGGCATCCATTGCTAGCACTCGATCTCATTCACGAGCACGTCGCCAAGGATCTTCTCGTGTTCCAGTCGATGCAACGCGGCTCCACGGAGGTCATGCCTGTCGAGGAAAACTACACCTTCTGGCAGACGGATCACTTCGACGATCCGCGCTATCCGAAGATGCATTTCATCGAGCATCGCTATGCCGACGACCCTACCAATTGGTGGGCGCCCAATTCCGGCTGCGTCGAAGCCATGCTCCGCAGCGCCGGGTTCGAGATCGTCCAGCATCCTGAAACTGAAGTTTACATCTGTCGCCGTGTCGATGCCCCACCCGGTGCGGGTGCGGTCTACCCGGCGCAAGGGAGACACGCATGATCGAAGCCGCGATGATCTGGAACGAGCCCAACAACAAGTCTCATTGGGACCCGGAGATCGACCCGGATTGGAGGCTCTTCTCCGACATGGTGATTGCCGCAGGCCAGGCGATCAAGGCCGAGAATCCCAATCTGCCGCGCGTTCTCGGTGGCATCTCGCCCATCGACCCCGGCTTCATCAGGAAGCTGGAAGGACACGGCGCTCTCGATCACCTGGACGTCGTGGCCGTTCACGGCTTCCCGCTCGACTGG
This region of Microvirga mediterraneensis genomic DNA includes:
- a CDS encoding sugar phosphate nucleotidyltransferase — translated: MWGIIPAAGIGSRIQPLAFSKELLPVGSRLDNGIERPCAVSEYLVERMIHGGADKICFVISPGKSDIMEYYGASYGSASIAYVVQPEARGLCDAIFQAAPLIPADEGVIVGLPDTVWFPEKALAELPDDCLSFLLFPVDNPEVFDAVILDETMQVQEIQVKQADAASRWIWGAFKMPGHVLATLRKLWMSRNRDDEFFGTLVNAYLAEGGRALGLRAGQSYVDVGTLHGYRAAIGLLSDAAQHETFTGARVALGWPAGRLPRGLHDLNRE
- a CDS encoding TIGR04290 family methyltransferase; this translates as MNAIDPMRLDEIRQKAEALGPWFHNIELKGGVWTAPNHFLGNYPAVKWQRFSDAIPQDLTGKSVLDIGCNGGFYSMEMKKRGAERVLGIDFDEAYLAQARFAAQTMDYDIEFRKLSVYDLGQLGERFDVVLFMGVLYHLRHPLLALDLIHEHVAKDLLVFQSMQRGSTEVMPVEENYTFWQTDHFDDPRYPKMHFIEHRYADDPTNWWAPNSGCVEAMLRSAGFEIVQHPETEVYICRRVDAPPGAGAVYPAQGRHA